The DNA sequence CGGCATGGAAACCAGGTTTTTTGGAATACACTCTTATGCAATCGAGTTCCCGGAAAAATCTTTCTTTAATACACTCAATATTCCATCCTGTTTTTGATGAAACAGGAACTGATGCGAAAGGGCAATCGTAAAGTTTTTTGAATATCTCGTAATCTTCCGCGAAATCGTCACCATCGTGTTTGTTGACAATAAGTATAAATTTGGATTTGTGTGATTTTTTCACGTAATCATCTCCCACAGGCTCAATTCTGTGTTCTTTGAGTATCTCGAGGGATTCGGCTGTCTGCGTGAAAGGATCGCCCTCCAGATCTACGACCAGGGCTATTAAGTCCGCTCTTTTCAAAAGGTCGAAAAGCTGAGGTTCGACGAAATCACGAGTGAGAGGAGGAGTATCAACCAACTGTATGAGTATGTCTTTATATTTCATCATACCGGGAAGAGGGCTCCATGTTGTGTGGGGAGAAGAATTTATTTCAGGTTTTGCGTGGGTGAGGACAGACAATAGTGATGATTTCCCGGTGTTCGGAGCGCCGGCTAATGCTATTTGTCCGGCTCCTTCTTTCT is a window from the candidate division WOR-3 bacterium genome containing:
- a CDS encoding 50S ribosome-binding GTPase, whose amino-acid sequence is MPTNLPPEYFEAEKRYKEALDLQEKITLLQELIGTVPKHKGTDKLRADLRKKLSKFKEARHSKKNVSRHESLFSLKKEGAGQIALAGAPNTGKSSLLSVLTHAKPEINSSPHTTWSPLPGMMKYKDILIQLVDTPPLTRDFVEPQLFDLLKRADLIALVVDLEGDPFTQTAESLEILKEHRIEPVGDDYVKKSHKSKFILIVNKHDGDDFAEDYEIFKKLYDCPFASVPVSSKTGWNIECIKERFFRELDCIRVYSKKPGFHADMSTPFILKKGATIEDFAVTVHQDFRKNLKMAKVWGKGVYDGQMVQRDHSLSDGDVVELHL